From the genome of Fundidesulfovibrio putealis DSM 16056:
CCGACGATGCCGGTGAGCAGCACGCCCGCGCCCGCGTCGGCGATGCGCTCGGCGGTCTGGATGCCTGCGCCGTGGGCCATGGCCTGGGACTGTCCGTTGTCCACGTAGCTGGTCGCCATGGTGTCCAGATCCACAACGACGAAGCCTGCGGCGCGCCCGAAGCGCGAATCGACCATGTCCGTCAGGGCCGGGCCTTCGGAGCTTATCGCGATGATGTTCATGTGTACTGTCCTTTTCTTTGGCGGGGCGGGACGCTTGGCCTCGTCCGTTACCGAGTATTCCCCGCCCTCGATGCGAAGCGCCAGGGCATTCACCAGGGCGTCGGCCACTGCGCGCCTGGCGTCTGCCAGAATGCGCCCGAACGTGTGACGCGACACCTCCATGCGGGCCGCCGCCTCGGTGGTGGTCAGGCTTTCCAGGTCGGCCAGCTTCAGGGCCTCCAGGCCCTCCACGGTGAGGTAGGCCTCGCCGAGGTCGCCCAAAGGGACGCCTCTGGGCTTGAAATAGGTGGCCTTGGGTGTTCCCGAGACCTTGCGGCTGATACGCGGGCGCGGCATCGATGATCCTTGCTTGTTGTTTTGCTCAAATGAGCATTATTGCCGGGAAGGGCGTTTGTCAACGGCGTTCCTGAAAAACCAAGGGGAAGCCGAAACTTCCCCTTGCAACTTCAATCCGAAGTGTCGCCTGTGACCACACTAGCCCTGCTCGCTGCAAGACCCGTCGCGCCCGCCTCCACGGCATCCGGGGCGGCCCTCTTTGCGGCCATGTCCCTGTCCGTGCCGGGCTTCGTCAGGTTCGTTTTCGGCCACGTCCTCGATGCGGATGGCCCATCCGTTGGCCAGGGCGCGGGCGACCACGGCCCGCGCTTCGCCCAGCATCCGGCAGAGCGTGGGCCGTGAGACCTCCATCCGCTGGGCGGCCTCCTCCTGGCTCAATCCCTCGGCGTCCACCAGTCGCATGGCTTCGAAACCCTCAACGGACAGGACCAGCCCCCGGAGCTGACTCAAAGGGACTCCCTGGGGCTTGTAGAAGGTGGCGGGCGGGGCCGAGCCGATGCAGCGGCGCTTTCTGGGGCGGGGCATGAACACTCCTAGTTATGAAACTATGTTCATAACTAGGAGTGATATGAAGGGCTGTCAAGAGGGGCGGCGAACGCCGCAGGCAGAAGCGCTTACAGGCCGTGCTTCTTCATCTTGCGCCACAGGGTGGTTCGGTTCACCCCCAGCGCGTTGGCCGTCTCGGAGATGGAGAAGCCGTGCTCCTGGAGCGCTTCCAGCAGCATGGCCCGCTCCCTGGCCTGGATGGTCCCGCCGCCTTCGCCCCCTGCGCCTGTGACGCCCTCCAGGCGGGGAGGCGTGTTGCCGCCGCCCAGGATGTACTCCGGCAGGTGGTCCGGCTCGATGGTGTCGGCCTGGGACAGGATGACCGCGTGCTCCATGGCGTGCTTGAGCTCGCGCACGTT
Proteins encoded in this window:
- a CDS encoding NifB/NifX family molybdenum-iron cluster-binding protein, which encodes MPRPRISRKVSGTPKATYFKPRGVPLGDLGEAYLTVEGLEALKLADLESLTTTEAAARMEVSRHTFGRILADARRAVADALVNALALRIEGGEYSVTDEAKRPAPPKKRTVHMNIIAISSEGPALTDMVDSRFGRAAGFVVVDLDTMATSYVDNGQSQAMAHGAGIQTAERIADAGAGVLLTGIVGPKAFQALEAAGIKVGQNLEGITVGEAVERYKSGQVPFADGPNK
- a CDS encoding DUF134 domain-containing protein translates to MPRPRKRRCIGSAPPATFYKPQGVPLSQLRGLVLSVEGFEAMRLVDAEGLSQEEAAQRMEVSRPTLCRMLGEARAVVARALANGWAIRIEDVAENEPDEARHGQGHGRKEGRPGCRGGGRDGSCSEQG